In one Methanobrevibacter arboriphilus genomic region, the following are encoded:
- the hacA gene encoding homoaconitase large subunit: MSMTMSEKILAKASNKSSSEAGEIVMANIDVAMTHDLTGPLSVESFRKIGTEKVWDPSKIVIPFDHQVPADSLDAANNHIIMREFVKEQGIESFYDVNEGVCHQILPELGHVVPGEVIVGTDSHTCTHGALGAFATGIGSTDMAMVFSTGQLWFKIPETIRFNIEGTLNENVYAKDVVLNIIGKVGADGATYKACEFAGETVSNMSVSDRMVLCNMAIEMGGKTGLVEPDDKTLNYVKARSNKPFEVFKTDLEAPSLEIIDIDVNNLEPQIACPHNVDNVKPVSEVDKEIDQVFLGSCTNGRISDLRQAAKILKGNKIANGVRMLVIPASKEVYTKALNEGLINIFVDSGALVCNPCCGPCLGGHVGLIGPGEVSLSTSNRNFKGRQGSPEGEVYLSSASVAASSAIEGKIVAPK; encoded by the coding sequence ATGTCAATGACAATGTCCGAGAAAATATTAGCTAAAGCATCGAATAAATCTTCATCTGAAGCTGGTGAGATAGTTATGGCTAATATTGATGTAGCTATGACTCATGATTTAACTGGACCTCTTTCGGTTGAATCATTTAGAAAAATAGGAACTGAAAAAGTTTGGGACCCTAGTAAAATTGTTATCCCTTTTGATCATCAAGTACCTGCTGATTCATTAGATGCAGCTAATAATCATATTATTATGAGAGAGTTTGTGAAAGAACAAGGAATAGAAAGCTTTTATGATGTTAATGAAGGAGTTTGCCATCAAATATTGCCTGAATTAGGTCATGTTGTTCCAGGAGAAGTAATAGTTGGAACCGATTCTCATACTTGTACTCATGGTGCATTAGGTGCTTTTGCAACTGGAATTGGATCTACTGATATGGCCATGGTATTTTCAACTGGTCAGTTATGGTTTAAAATTCCAGAAACTATTAGATTTAATATTGAAGGTACTTTAAATGAAAATGTTTATGCAAAGGATGTAGTTTTAAACATCATAGGTAAAGTTGGAGCTGATGGTGCAACCTATAAAGCATGCGAATTTGCAGGAGAAACTGTATCTAACATGAGTGTTTCTGATAGGATGGTTCTTTGTAATATGGCTATTGAAATGGGTGGTAAAACTGGTCTTGTAGAACCAGATGATAAAACTTTAAATTATGTCAAAGCTAGGTCTAATAAACCATTTGAAGTTTTTAAAACTGATTTAGAAGCTCCATCTCTTGAAATTATTGATATTGATGTAAATAATCTTGAACCTCAAATAGCTTGTCCTCATAATGTTGATAATGTTAAACCAGTTAGTGAAGTTGACAAAGAGATTGATCAAGTTTTCTTAGGTTCATGTACTAATGGAAGAATAAGTGATCTTAGACAAGCTGCTAAGATATTAAAAGGAAATAAAATAGCTAATGGTGTTAGAATGCTTGTTATTCCTGCTTCAAAAGAAGTTTATACTAAAGCTCTTAATGAAGGATTAATAAATATTTTTGTTGATTCTGGAGCATTGGTTTGTAATCCTTGTTGTGGCCCTTGTCTTGGAGGTCATGTTGGTCTTATTGGACCAGGAGAAGTTAGTCTTTCAACTTCTAATAGAAACTTTAAAGGAAGACAAGGTAGTCCAGAAGGGGAAGTTTATTTATCTTCAGCTTCAGTAGCTGCTTCTTCAGCTATTGAAGGAAAAATAGTAGCTCCAAAATAA